The region CGATCACACGCAATTGATTTATCGCTGGAGTCATTCGCATGTGCCCTGGAAGAAGCAGTGTTAACGTCCTGTTGTTTCATCGTCGCCCTTCACTCCATGAAGGTAGCGTTCAGTACCGCTGGTCTTGTGGGGCCCACTGGTTTTGCGCAGTAGCAAGCGACTTTGTGAGAGATCCCATTGACATTCACCAGCAATGATTCCCTCTCGTGAACAGGATTTCTTCGGCAGCAGGGTTCCAAAATGTTCAGTCAGCGGTGTTCTATCAGCGGCGTTCTGTCAGTGCGGTCCATCGCCTTGGGTTCCAAACAACCGACCGTCGATTGTGTCGGCCGGTTGTTCTCTTGGAAGCAGGGTGGATCAACCGATTGACCAGCGTTCTTTGAACCACTCAACGCGGTCCGCACGTCGCGGGTTGTACTTGGTCGATGGATTGAATTTATGAGTCTTTAGGAATGACATGAAAGCCTTTCCGGGGACTTCGGCGTGCTGTGCAACCATGTCGACATGCTCGCTTTCAGGCTTCCAGTCGTACAAAACCTTGTTGTCCGACTCGAATTTTTCGTCGAGATATTCGATGTTTGACGAGCTGCTGACGACGAAGTCACAGTCTCGCTTGCATAGAAAATTCAGCAGTTTAGAAGCCAAAGCGCGGGTTTCTTCTAGATTTCCGTCGCAAGTCGCCGAGGCAATGTTCCAAATGGTGACAAAGCTGTGCTCATCCTGGTCTTCTGGCGAAATTTTGAAATCGATTTCTTCTTCGGCGGTCGCCATTTGCATTGGTTCCTTTCAGTGGAGTGTTTCAACAGGTCGATTTTAGCCGATTCTGTTTTTTTCTAACAGTGTCTCCCAGGGCGTGACCGGACGTGTCATCCAGGTCTCGATCATCTAGGCAAACGAATCAGCCATTTCGGCGGTTCAAAAAATTCATTTCGCTGAATTGTCTTGCCCGGAGTACACGTCATGACGCAATTGATGCTCTTCGATACCGACTCGCTGACCACCACCGCTGCCCCTCTTGCGACTCCTATTGTTCCCACCACGAAGGCTTCGGCCAAACGTCGTGCAGGTTCTTCATTGGCGGCAAGCCGTCGCTCACCAGCTCAGGCAACTCGCATTCGCCAAACTGAAAACGCCCAAGTTGCTGAAAACTCCCAAGTTATCGCAGAGACGAAGCCGATGATTTCGCCCAGCCAGACTCAGAACACCCAAAGCAGCAGCGGGCAGCCTGGCGACGAGAACATGCACCGTATGGGGGATTTGGCGCGTTTGGTTTTGCTTCGCTACCAGCTGGTTGCCAAGCGTCGCGAAGAGCTCTTGGCGCGATCAGCCCGTCGTGCGGCAGCACGAGGCGACAACTGCACACTCGCTCAGGCCCTCTAAACCCAGCTGACCAGCCAACCCAGCCGATCAGCCAGCATTGCTGGTGGAGTTCGCAATCGCTGCGGAAAGCTCATCAGTCCCCCACCATTGGCTGGGGATTTGTTTTCGAAGCCTGTTTTGAAGTCGCCTGCTTTGAAATTTGAGCCGAACGACGACGGAGCATCCACGCTGTCCAGAGTGCTCCAACCATAAAACCAATCAATCCCGCTAGCGCCAAAAGCATCGCCAAGGGAACGCTGACTTGAAACAGCAATGGCATCCGGACATCCACCGAGGCGGTATTGGCCAGCGAAAAAATCACCAGCACTAACACGCCTGAAATGATCAGACCCCAACGAATTCGCGCCCACATCCAACTGACCTAGCAAGAGAAGTCTGGAAAATTAAAGCCGCAATGCTAGCATCGGATATGCTTGCAATGGGTTTGTTCTTGTGTCTTTTTACAAACCATTCGCTTCTGGACGAATCGTAATGGCCGTCGAGCAAGATTTAATCGAACAACAATTGTTTTCCTTCATGGACGCGCCGCCTGTTCACGCGGTGGCGTTGAAGGGGCAAAACCGTTTACGCTCGAATGGGACCAGTCTAACCGCGATCGAAAATGGAGTTCGCAAACGCTCCCTGGCTGCGGGCCCCCCAACTGCGGAAGCTCGAAGAAACCGGTCTGACATCGCAGGCACCGGTACGAAAGCAGAGTTCGCCCCAGAACCAAACGCTGATCAACCTGATAGTGACAGCCCATCTGCCGGTTCTGGTACTGCTAAGCCTACGCGAGAGCAAGTTATTGATGCTTTGCGGTCCAAGGTTGGGTGTGTTAGCACGGCGCGAGTGAGCCATGCAGGTGTCTTTTCCACGGGCTGCCGACAAGTCGATCAGTGGTTACCCGGACAGGGTTTGCATCCGGCCAGTTTGACCGAATGGGTCGCCGCTCATGATAGCGCGGCTGCGGAATCGGTCGCGATGGTCGCCGCCGCACAACGTCTCGCCGAAATTCAGTCTCGGCCGTTAGTTATCGTTGACTGCGAAGGAACGTTTTATCCGCCAGCGGCGGTCGCATTGGGTGTCCCTGCTAACCGAGTCATTTTGCTGCGTCCAGGCGTTGGTAACGATGCGATTTGGGCAATCGATCAGGCACTGCGTTCGCGAGCGGTTGCTGCCGTGTTTGCTCGATTACCGATGCGGTTGGATGATCGCGATGGGCGTCGACTTCAGCTTGCGGCCGAAGAGGGGCAAACGCCAGGTTTGTTCATTCGAAACTTTCAGGCTCGGCACGCACCCAGTTTTGCCGAAACACAATTTTATGTTGCCGAGCGAAAACGTCCTGCGATCGCCAATGATCGCCAGGGCGCCAAACGTCTTTCGGAAACACACGATCAAGAAGTCATTTCGATAACGCTTGATCGTGTTCGTGGTGGTGTTAGCGGAAAGCACATTGAAGTGCGATTTGATGACACGGCTATTCTTCGTCCCGTTCCGTCCAGCGATCCACAGCGTCATGAAACGGCTGCTAAGCGTCTGGCTTCGCAACTGGCCAATCCAGCGATTGCGCAGCGAGTGGCGGCGAAGCGAAAGTCACGCGTCGCTTCTTGAGATCGATTCATCGAGCGATGCATCATTGGCGTCCGACGCCAAGTCATCGCTTGCGCAGCCAGTCATCCTTTGGAAGAACGATCCTCGCAGGGGACGAATCGTTGTCGATTGCTGCGATCGTTCGGCGCAGTTAGGCGTACGACCGGCAATCGCGATTGCTCAAGCGACCGAACTTGTTTACCGAGCAACAAAACACAACACTGCTGAAAACGCTTCGGCTGTAAAGCCAATCGAACCCATCGCTGTAGAACATGATCCGATCGCGGATCGTCTCGCCCTTGAAAAGATTGCCGACCAATTGCAAGTCGCTATCTCTCCGATGGTTGCCATCGAGTCTTTAGAAAAGCGACCTTGGTCGGGCCGAGTCCTATCGGAACCTGACACGCTGTTTTGTGACCTTCATGGGATCGTTCATCTCTTTGGAAATGAACAAGGCGTCATCAATGCCGTGCACCGAATCCTTCACTCCGCTGGAGTGATTGGAAAAGTTGCGATCGCCGACACGCCCGCATCGGCCTGGGCCCACGCACATTACAACCCCCAAGCGGATTTCATTTCGAACCAAGGCGTCGGTGACTTGTTATCGATACCGGTCAACGGTTTGCGCATCGAAACCGAAACGAAATACACCTTGGACCGTTTGGGAATTCAAACGATCGGTTCATTGCTGCGACTGCCACGTGCGGGATTGGCACGACGACTTGGGGAAACGATCGTCAATCGCATTGGCGAAGTCGTCGGTGAGATCGATGTTCCGATCGAAGTTCACCATGGCGATCAGCAGGTTGCTGAGTCTCTAGAACTTGAATACCCGACCGATGATTTAGAGATCATCGATGATCGCATTGAAGGGCTTGTTGAACAAATCGTCGCGAGGTTGGCGACAAACCAACGTGGGGCACTGCGGTTGGTCTGTCGACTTGACTTAGTCGGTCATTCGCAACTTACCACGACGATCGGTCTGTTTGCCCCCACACTGGATGGGAACCATCTTGCCAGCTTAGTGCAATCGAGTGTCGAAACATTGAAGGTGAAAGCACCGATTGTCAAGTTGACGTTGCAAGTGTTGCAAAGCGACCGGATGCGCAGTCGGCAAAACTCGCTGTTCACCGAAGCTGAATCATCCATCGCGTGTGACTCGGTCAGTGACCGCTCACTTGCCCAGCTAGTTGATTCCTTAACAGGACGTTTGGGACGCAATTCGGTGCTCGGGATCCGTATGGCGAACAACCCGCTTCCTGAAAAGGCTTATCGCGTTTACTCGCTAACTGATCACCGCACGCGTCGAGCGCTTTCACGTCTGCCTTCAAAGATTCGTCCGGCAAAAACTGGAAAGTCATTGCGTTTGCCGTCGGCGTCCGATACGAGGCGCCGGCCAATGCGATTGTTGCGAACACCAATTCAGCTAACATTGATTCGCGGCAATGAAGCATCGAATCAAAGCACACAAATGGATCGTCCTGTTTCAGCTAAGCTGCCGGCATTCCGAACGGATGGTCAAAACCACTACATCGCATATTGGTGGGGACCGGAGCGAATCGAAACCGGATGGTGGGAGGGGCCATCGGTTCGACGAGATTACTATCGCATCGAAACTGACACCGGACAGCTGTGGTGGATCTTTCGAGACATCACGTCTGGCAACTGGTTTTTGCATGGACGGTTCAGTTGAACAGATTCAGCGCTACACCATTGAATTTGATCCGTCGCTGTGGGTTGACCCTTAAGCAGGGCTGCCGATCGATTTTCTAAGGGAAAATCGACCTCTTTACTTCCGTCGAAAGTTTTCATCTTCGAGGGGTTCCGGGATTTTTCGATCTAGAGTCCTCAAGGAATGGTGTTCCCTGATGGGGGATCACCAGGAGTGGCTGACGTTTTCTGGGCGACGCCCCGACCAGTAATTGTGTACCGGCATTCCGGTTCACAGCTCGCAGCCAAGTTGTCACTTAATGGCTTTGCCACTTGTTGGCACAGTGAACTGATCAAACCACCGAGTGCGGTATCAAGACGGATGTCGTCGAGCCAGCATGGTCGTAGCGTTTGCCGGTCGCTGCAAATGTCACAGTTTTTTCCGGGGACCAGGAGTGCGAGTCTACACAGATCTACCACTTCAGTATCGTGTCGTTGCATTGTGCATCGCCGGACCAACATTAATGGTCGCGGCAATGCTGTATGTCTATAAAAGCGATTGCCACCAACGCGCATTAGAAAACACCATCGAAAAGGCTCGTGCGATCTGTCTTGAGACAGAAGCGTCAGAAGATCAACGTCGGATGGATTGGGACAACGGCGTGATCTCGCATGACGAATTTATCGCGCTAATCCGTGACGGACGAAAGGAGGAGGCCCTGCCTTTGCTTCCTGTGATCGCGGCACAACACGCGGCGATGAGTCGTTCGTCTGAAGGTGGTTACGAGTTCCGTGTGCCGGTTGATAAGGCTCGCAATCCAATTCATGTCCCAACGGAAATGGAGCTTGCTGCACTGAACGAGATCCGGCGATTGGATCTTAGCGAGCACACATACGTTGATACAGCGAATAATCGGGTGCATTACTTTCGACCAATTCGTGTGTCGCAAAGTTGTTTGCAATGTCACGGTGACCCTAAGACCTCCGAGACGATATGGGAGACTGCGGGTGAACCCGCATTGCCTGGCAAGGCGATGACGAACTGGAAGGATGGCGACATCGAGGGGGCTTTTGAGGTGATCCAGTCACTCGATAAAGCCGATGCGGCGGTGACGAGGCAAATGGCCAAAGTTGGCGGTGTGGCAATCATCGGACTGCTTTTAACCGCCGCCGCGACATGGCTCGCACTCAAACGTACTGTGACATCACGGTTATATCGTTCGGCTCATTCGATCGAGAAAGCGACACATTCGCTCCGCCGTCTGAGCGATCGGTTGGAAGAGTCTGCAAAATCAACTTCGTTTGATTCGACATCGATGACCGCGTCAGTCGCAGAAATCTCCTCGAGTGTGAGCGCCTTGGCTTCGGCTTCTGAGCAAATGTCGACGAGTATTGCGGATATCTCGGAGAACATGAATCGAGCGGCGGCAGTGGCGGTCCAGGCTGTACAAGAGTCGAACGATACAAACAAGGCGATCGAACACCTCACAGAAAGCAATCGAAAGATCGAGAGCGTTATTTCGATCATCAACGGTTTGGCTGAACAAACAAACTTGCTCGCCTTGAACGCTACGATCGAGGCTGCAAGAGCAGGTGAAGCTGGCAAAGGGTTTGCCGTTGTTGCGAACGAAGTGAAAGACTTAGCGAACGAAACCAGCAAAGCGACCAAAAGTATCACCGAAGCGATCAGCGAGATTCACTCCGATAGCACCGTTGTTACCGACTCGGTTCGTAGGATTCAAGGAATCATCGCGAGGATGTCCGAATCACAGCAGTCCATCGCATCTGCAGTTGATGAGCAAACGGCGACAACATTGGAGATCAGCCGAAGCATTGGCGAAGTCGCCGCGGCGGGTGACAACCTAACCGCACAAGTTGCCAGTGTCGCGAGCAACACTCAAACCAATGTCGTTCAGATCAAAAGCAGTCGCGACGCCGTTGTCGGAATAGAAGAAATGGTTCATGAGCTACGCGAAATCATCGACGGTGCTAGCCATGTCCATCATGTCGTTAGCATCGATGACTGATAGCCTACTGGTTTGAAAATGTTGTCTTTCAATGCGTGGAAGTAGCGTGATGTTCCGCTGGTTTCGCGGAGTAGAAGGCGACATTGTGAGAAACAGCATCTCAATAACAACAGATCTTCAATTGATATCGAGTCGGTCGTGAAATCAACTTTGATCGACCTAGTCGCTTTTGACTTGTGTTTTGGAAATTGCCCTCATCGGTGATAGGCCAAGGACAAGTTTTACAGGCAAGTGTGAAACGTTCGGTTCGTTTGTCGCACGACATTCAACCAAACTTTGTTTGCTTCAAATTTACTGACACTATCCTCAAGAACGATAATGCCCGGGGGGGACTGATCGTGATCTTGCAATCCGTTTTACTTGACTTGGCGTGGATTCACCGTAGTGTGAATCATGTAGAGATTAACAACGCGACAACGAATCGCGTCCCCACATTACTCCCTTTGTGTGAGCATCTAGAGGCCTTTACCCGCAAGCCGTACGGCTTCGATGGAACTGAATCGGAACTCTAGACTTGCCTCGTCAAACGAGGCTGAATTTGTACTCACATTTTCTTTTGACCCCTGCTGGGTTCATCGGGAGAACAGCATGACTTCTGCAACTGCACTGACAGACCGCACGTTTAAATCATCCACCGCAAAAGCAGTCGAAAAACTAGAACAAGCCAACGGCTTTCAGACCCCACGCGTTCTGTGTATCGATGACGATCCAGACGTTTCGCGGTCCATCCAATTGCGTCTAGGACGATATGGATTGGATGTCAGCGCCGCCTACTTTGGTACCCAGGGATTTTGGGAAGCGACCACGAACCATCCTGACTTGATCATCATGGATCTCGCTATGCCCAACGGTAATGGCGAATTCGTCTTGTCGTCGATTCGTGCCAATACACATACGCAACAGATCCCCATCATTGTGCTGACAGGGATGCGTGATCCGAAGCTAAAGAAGCAGATCCTCAGCGCCGGTGCTGATGAGTTTCTTACCAAACCGGTCGAGTTTTGTGAGCTGTTGGAAGTGATTTCACGCTACGTCAAGGTGCCAGAGATTCCACCGGATGAGCAATCGACGTTCGAGAAACGCCGTCGTCGTATGCGAAGGAGGTCACGATGAAAGTCCTATTGATCGAAGATAACCCAGGCGATGCCGAACTGATTCGGCGAGCGCTCCGTTCTTCACACATCCAATTTGACTTTCACGCCGAGTCTCGGTTGGAACCCGCACTGTCACGTCCGGACCTAGAAAGCTTCGACATTATCCTGACTGACCTGACGCTGCCCGATAGTGACGGATTGTCTAGTGTCGAGAGGGTCATCGAATGTGTCCCCACCGCGCCGGTCGTTGTGCTAACGTCATTGCCAAACGATGAAGTCGCGATCGAAGCGATTCGTCGCGGGGCACAAGACTATATCGTAAAAGACCACGCAAACGAGTACACGCTTAGCCGTAGCATTCGACATTCGATCGAACGGCAATCCATGTGTACCGAAAACGAGCGGTTACTTGCAGACCTAGAAGAAAGCAAAGAGCTCTTAGAAAAAAAGAACGCAAAACTTCAAGAGCTTTGTGAAGCAGCCCAGCAGTCGATCGACAATATTTCGCATGAGTTCCGTACACCACTGACGGTTATCATCGAATACGCTTCGATCATCAGCGAAGGAATCGTTGGTGATGTCAATGATGAACAACGACGCTTTCTGGATGTAATCGCTGATCGTGGAAACGATTTGAACAACATGGTCAATGACATGTTGGACGTCAGCCGACTCGAGTCCGGTGTGATGGGGATCTCTCGCGAAGAACATAGTGTCGAGGAAATCCTTGACCATGTCGAAGGGTCTCTGATGCGCAAGGCACAGGTCCGCCAGATTGAATTGACCACGAATATCGAAACAGGCCTGCCCCACGTCTATTGCGATGCCGAAAAGATCGGTCGAGTCATTATCAACTTGACGATCAATGCGCTCAAGTTTGCGAGTGAACGCGGCAAAGTTTCAATCGATGTCCGTCGTGTGTCGGACGACGAGATTGAATTCGCCGTGTCCGACAATGGTCATGGTATTCCCGCAGACAAGCTGGAAGAGATTTTTGAACGGTTTTCTCAACTGGGTTCTGGTCCGATCTATCACAGCACCAAAGGATTTGGCCTCGGACTGAATATCGCTCAGAACTTGGTGAATTTGAACTTCGGTTCGATGACTGTTGATAGCGAAGTCAACAAGGGAAGCACGTTCAGGTTCACCGTTCCAATCGCGAGCCCACAGGGAATTGTTAAACGCTATTTGCAATGGCTGAAAGTGCAGCAAGACATCTGTGACATGTTAAGCGTCATCCATGTCAGTTGCGATTCGGTTGAGGAGTCGGATGAAATCGATTCGTTTCTGCGGTACCTGGTACGGCCGTACGACTTTGTGAGCCGAACGCGGTCGGATGGATGGACATTGCTTGTCAATGCGCCTCGGTTTGAGCTCGAAACGGTTCAGAAACGGATCGAGAATGAACACGAATTTCTCAGCCGGAATCGGCCTCAAGGCCCACTTTCGAAGATTCATGTCGAATTGGATCGGTCTTGGATGATCGACGATGCGATCGATCATCTCGTCGATTTGGTCGAGCCTGTTGAACCGGAGGCCTGTTATGTCTGATCAACTAATTCTGATCGTTGATGATGAAGAACAAATTGTCAGCAGCGTACAGCTCCGGTTGAAGGCACATGGATATGAAACTGTCACGGCCCACAACGGAATCGAAGGAGTGGAGAAGGCAAAAGAACATCGTCCCGATGTGATCTTGATGGATGTCCGCATGCCGCAAATGGACGGGATGCAGGCGCTACGACTGTTGAAAGACACCGAGGCGACCGCAGGCATCCCTGTGATCATGTTGTCGGCAAGTGTGGCCGATCAGCGGACGACGATTGATGCCGGAGCAAGGTTTTTCGTACCGAAACCCTTCCAATTCAAGAAGCTTCATGATGCCGTCAAGGCGATTGTGAATTGATGTTACAGCAGGAAACCGAGTCTCTTTTCAAGAGTCTGACAACGATGAAACCTAAAACAATTCTCTTCGCCGATGACGATCCCGATTTGCTTCGGCTGCTCGTCGCGAAATGCAAAGCGATCAGCCCTCATCTAGAAGTTGTTTACGCCCGAAACGCGATGACGGCGCTAACGACGACCAACGTGCTACGTCCGGATTTGGTCTGTATTGATGTAAACATGCCTCGTGGCAACGGAATGGCGGTCTGTGAAATGATCGCCGCACACGCGGATCTCAATTCCATCCCCATTGTTGTGCTTACCGGCATGCAAGACGATGACACTCGAAAACGATGTCAGCAGATCTCTGCCCACTACGTCTCCAAGTCGGGAGCAGTTTGGCACCAGTTGGAACCGATTATTCGGTCAATTCTTCCATCGGAAACGGCTCCAGAGCCCGAGATTGAATCGGAATTGGAAATCGATTCTGTCGAAACCGAAATGTCAGTGGAAGACTTTCTCAACGCTCTCGATGCTCCGCTTAGTGCGCCAGTTGAATCAATTGAGGAAGCGGTCACCGGCAGCAATCCGACTGTTCTGGTGATCGATGATGACCCAGCATGGGGTGGATTGATCAAGCGTCGGTTGGAATCCAAGGGCATTGACGTTCTGCATTCAGTCGAAGGACTGGGAGGATTTCGCCAGGCTGTACAGAACGATGTGATCGGCATCATCCTGGACTATGAAATGGATGACG is a window of Stieleria sp. JC731 DNA encoding:
- a CDS encoding ImuA family protein — its product is MAVEQDLIEQQLFSFMDAPPVHAVALKGQNRLRSNGTSLTAIENGVRKRSLAAGPPTAEARRNRSDIAGTGTKAEFAPEPNADQPDSDSPSAGSGTAKPTREQVIDALRSKVGCVSTARVSHAGVFSTGCRQVDQWLPGQGLHPASLTEWVAAHDSAAAESVAMVAAAQRLAEIQSRPLVIVDCEGTFYPPAAVALGVPANRVILLRPGVGNDAIWAIDQALRSRAVAAVFARLPMRLDDRDGRRLQLAAEEGQTPGLFIRNFQARHAPSFAETQFYVAERKRPAIANDRQGAKRLSETHDQEVISITLDRVRGGVSGKHIEVRFDDTAILRPVPSSDPQRHETAAKRLASQLANPAIAQRVAAKRKSRVAS
- a CDS encoding methyl-accepting chemotaxis protein, whose product is MRVYTDLPLQYRVVALCIAGPTLMVAAMLYVYKSDCHQRALENTIEKARAICLETEASEDQRRMDWDNGVISHDEFIALIRDGRKEEALPLLPVIAAQHAAMSRSSEGGYEFRVPVDKARNPIHVPTEMELAALNEIRRLDLSEHTYVDTANNRVHYFRPIRVSQSCLQCHGDPKTSETIWETAGEPALPGKAMTNWKDGDIEGAFEVIQSLDKADAAVTRQMAKVGGVAIIGLLLTAAATWLALKRTVTSRLYRSAHSIEKATHSLRRLSDRLEESAKSTSFDSTSMTASVAEISSSVSALASASEQMSTSIADISENMNRAAAVAVQAVQESNDTNKAIEHLTESNRKIESVISIINGLAEQTNLLALNATIEAARAGEAGKGFAVVANEVKDLANETSKATKSITEAISEIHSDSTVVTDSVRRIQGIIARMSESQQSIASAVDEQTATTLEISRSIGEVAAAGDNLTAQVASVASNTQTNVVQIKSSRDAVVGIEEMVHELREIIDGASHVHHVVSIDD
- a CDS encoding PleD family two-component system response regulator — protein: MLQQETESLFKSLTTMKPKTILFADDDPDLLRLLVAKCKAISPHLEVVYARNAMTALTTTNVLRPDLVCIDVNMPRGNGMAVCEMIAAHADLNSIPIVVLTGMQDDDTRKRCQQISAHYVSKSGAVWHQLEPIIRSILPSETAPEPEIESELEIDSVETEMSVEDFLNALDAPLSAPVESIEEAVTGSNPTVLVIDDDPAWGGLIKRRLESKGIDVLHSVEGLGGFRQAVQNDVIGIILDYEMDDVQGDYVLGRLKDNPITKDIPVIVVTGQANNALKRKVLNIGASSFLNKPCTWDRLWAELQRRTALPV
- a CDS encoding Y-family DNA polymerase, producing the protein MKRLLSVWLRNWPIQRLRSEWRRSESHASLLEIDSSSDASLASDAKSSLAQPVILWKNDPRRGRIVVDCCDRSAQLGVRPAIAIAQATELVYRATKHNTAENASAVKPIEPIAVEHDPIADRLALEKIADQLQVAISPMVAIESLEKRPWSGRVLSEPDTLFCDLHGIVHLFGNEQGVINAVHRILHSAGVIGKVAIADTPASAWAHAHYNPQADFISNQGVGDLLSIPVNGLRIETETKYTLDRLGIQTIGSLLRLPRAGLARRLGETIVNRIGEVVGEIDVPIEVHHGDQQVAESLELEYPTDDLEIIDDRIEGLVEQIVARLATNQRGALRLVCRLDLVGHSQLTTTIGLFAPTLDGNHLASLVQSSVETLKVKAPIVKLTLQVLQSDRMRSRQNSLFTEAESSIACDSVSDRSLAQLVDSLTGRLGRNSVLGIRMANNPLPEKAYRVYSLTDHRTRRALSRLPSKIRPAKTGKSLRLPSASDTRRRPMRLLRTPIQLTLIRGNEASNQSTQMDRPVSAKLPAFRTDGQNHYIAYWWGPERIETGWWEGPSVRRDYYRIETDTGQLWWIFRDITSGNWFLHGRFS
- a CDS encoding response regulator, with amino-acid sequence MTSATALTDRTFKSSTAKAVEKLEQANGFQTPRVLCIDDDPDVSRSIQLRLGRYGLDVSAAYFGTQGFWEATTNHPDLIIMDLAMPNGNGEFVLSSIRANTHTQQIPIIVLTGMRDPKLKKQILSAGADEFLTKPVEFCELLEVISRYVKVPEIPPDEQSTFEKRRRRMRRRSR
- a CDS encoding hybrid sensor histidine kinase/response regulator encodes the protein MKVLLIEDNPGDAELIRRALRSSHIQFDFHAESRLEPALSRPDLESFDIILTDLTLPDSDGLSSVERVIECVPTAPVVVLTSLPNDEVAIEAIRRGAQDYIVKDHANEYTLSRSIRHSIERQSMCTENERLLADLEESKELLEKKNAKLQELCEAAQQSIDNISHEFRTPLTVIIEYASIISEGIVGDVNDEQRRFLDVIADRGNDLNNMVNDMLDVSRLESGVMGISREEHSVEEILDHVEGSLMRKAQVRQIELTTNIETGLPHVYCDAEKIGRVIINLTINALKFASERGKVSIDVRRVSDDEIEFAVSDNGHGIPADKLEEIFERFSQLGSGPIYHSTKGFGLGLNIAQNLVNLNFGSMTVDSEVNKGSTFRFTVPIASPQGIVKRYLQWLKVQQDICDMLSVIHVSCDSVEESDEIDSFLRYLVRPYDFVSRTRSDGWTLLVNAPRFELETVQKRIENEHEFLSRNRPQGPLSKIHVELDRSWMIDDAIDHLVDLVEPVEPEACYV
- a CDS encoding lipopolysaccharide assembly protein LapA domain-containing protein is translated as MWARIRWGLIISGVLVLVIFSLANTASVDVRMPLLFQVSVPLAMLLALAGLIGFMVGALWTAWMLRRRSAQISKQATSKQASKTNPQPMVGD
- a CDS encoding response regulator, which translates into the protein MSDQLILIVDDEEQIVSSVQLRLKAHGYETVTAHNGIEGVEKAKEHRPDVILMDVRMPQMDGMQALRLLKDTEATAGIPVIMLSASVADQRTTIDAGARFFVPKPFQFKKLHDAVKAIVN